A stretch of DNA from Mugil cephalus isolate CIBA_MC_2020 chromosome 12, CIBA_Mcephalus_1.1, whole genome shotgun sequence:
acacacaacaaaagtgAGTAAACAAAATAAGTGTGGCAAACATGTTTGCATGAACTTACTTCTGTTCTCTGTAGATGTTTTGCATGTCCTGATCAGACATACATAAGACCACATAATGAAGATGAAATGGCCAAAATAGAAAGTATAATTAAAAGCTGGAACGGCAATTTTAGCTAGAGAGGCAGAGCAAGCTAGATTAGAAACTAACAAGTTGACACAGTAGATCTTTGGTATGTGTGAGCCACATATTCTTGTCATTGATGTTGTAATTGTGCTTATGAATAGCATATAAAATGGAATCAGCCATGCAAAGGACACAAAGAGATAAATTCTTTGTTTAGTCATCACAGCGTGGTACACCAGAGGTCGGCATATAGCCACATATCTGTCATAGGCCATCAGAGCTAGAAAAGATAAGTCAGCACAGACTGAAGAGTGCAACACAAAACCCTGTAAAAGACATCCAGCATAAGAGATGACATGAGTGGTGGACAGAAGATCACTGAGGAATTTGGGATAAAAACCTGATGTCCCATAGAGTCCATTGATGCACAGATTACAGAGGAAGATGTACATGGGTTCATGCAGATTTTTATCCACGATGATTGTCACAATAATAGTTAGATTCACCAGCCAAATCACACCGTAACACAGTAAAGTGAGAGCAAACAGAGGAACTCTATAGTATGAAATCCCACCTAGCCCTGCCAGAGTAAACATCACTGAAACATTATCCATCATACTTTACCGTTTTTacttctcatctcatttcagTAGTGAACAGATGGAAAACTGCAATAACCTGAGTATTGTGATCAAAAAGTTTCCTGTGTCCCTTTGCACAATCTGCAAGCACGACTTTATGTCCTCTTGTGGCTGTAGCCCTCAGTGATCTTGTCAACGTGGTCCTTCGGACATCCAATCAGGAATGTAGGAGTTTCTCCCACTttcagtgtcaaaaaaaaaaaatttacttttaaacttttagaccaaacatatatatatatatatatatgttttttgttttttttaaaaaggttggTGCTGGTTGGTCCGGTCCTTacagaagaggattagggccaatgtgagaaaaaaaaagtgagttctgactttaaactcataattctgagaaaaaagtcagaattctgatcTGAAACTCAGAATTCGGACTTTTGTCTCAGAATTCTGAATTTAAATTCTGAGtttaaactcagaattctggcttttttctcagaattatGAGTTTAAAGtgagaattctgagattaaagtcagaattctgccttttttctcagaattctgaatttaaattttgacttttttctcagaattctcaCCTaaaactcagaattctgagattaaagtcagaattctgccttttttctcagaattctgaatttaaattctgacttttttctcagaattctcaCTTAaaactcagaattctgaaattaaagtcagaattctgacttttgtctcagaattctgaatttaaattctgacttttttctcagaattctgaatttaaattctgacttttttctcagaactctgactttaaactcagaaCTCACTTTTTTTCTAACATTAGCCCCAATCCTCTTCTGTAGGTCCTTAATCCacttttttaaaggattttttttgtcatgttttaatgACTAGACATTACCACTTTGAGGGCagaaaaaattgaaatattgaactgtttaaaatggtacatcaaaaatgtattgaaaaccggctactataaggctaaacGACAAAACAGTTTACAGCGATATTAAGAATGTTTACACCCTGGCACAAAAGAcgattttagtttatttcagtattcatgacaactgtacccGGGGTGAATATTTTTCTAATGCATTAGttagttttttattaaggtttaaaattctgccaGACGTTGGGGTGAGCTCAAACTCTGAGAGTCCATTAGCCTCGGCTCTCAGGATGATGAAGCGGACAATGAGACCTTGACCATCCCACAGGCTGCAGGCGGCTGCAGgta
This window harbors:
- the LOC125018241 gene encoding olfactory receptor 6N2-like; its protein translation is MMDNVSVMFTLAGLGGISYYRVPLFALTLLCYGVIWLVNLTIIVTIIVDKNLHEPMYIFLCNLCINGLYGTSGFYPKFLSDLLSTTHVISYAGCLLQGFVLHSSVCADLSFLALMAYDRYVAICRPLVYHAVMTKQRIYLFVSFAWLIPFYMLFISTITTSMTRICGSHIPKIYCVNLLVSNLACSASLAKIAVPAFNYTFYFGHFIFIMWSYVCLIRTCKTSTENRSKFMQTCLPHLFCLLTFVVCLLFDLLYMRFGSKDLSQSVQNFMAIEFLLIPPIVNPIIYGFKLKKIRNRILDFIYCMKSALN